The Cognaticolwellia beringensis genome segment AGCACACTAAGTTTCAGCTGAACAAAAGCACGACAAATATAAAAACACTACCGGGAAATAATGTTCTATCAACTGTGAGTAGTAAAATGAAAAGTAGCTCCCAAGCAAAAGTGTATTTTATAGGTCTTTGACAAAAAAGTTAAAATTGGGTTTACTTTTGGCTTATGCATTTAAATGAACCAGTGCAAGCCTGCGAGATAAAAGTGAAATATATGATGATTTTAAACTGAAAAACAGCAAATATTCTGGCATTATATTAACCACTCAATACTCAGTAACAGCGTACATGACTTTTTTTAAAACCTTAATTACTTCTGCCTTAGCCTGCTTAACCTTATCGAGTTGTGCGACGAGCCCGCCAAAAAATCCTGAAAACCTTTGTGAAATATTTCGTGAACACAGAAGTTGGTATTTTGCCGCAAAAGATATGCGTGAACGCTGGGGGGTACCTATTCATGTGCCTATGAGTATGATGTATCAGGAAAGCTCCTTTAAAGCCGGTGCATTACCTCCTAGAGATTACCTGCTAGGGTTTATTCCCTGGGGGCGTGTTAGTACTGCCTATGGTTATTCACAGGCAAAAACCATGACCTGGGAAGACTACACCAGAGAAACTGATAACTCTGGTGCCGATCGCGATGATTTTGAAGATGCGATCGACTTTATGGGTTGGTTCATTTTCAAAACTCAAAAAATCAATAAAGTGTCGAAGTGGGACGCCTACAACCAGTATTTAAATTATCATGAAGGATGGGGCGGCTTTAAGCGTAAAACCTACAAGAAAAAAGCTTGGTTAAGCCAGGTGGCTCGAAAAGTAGATAGTCGCGCTAAACGCTACTCTAGTCAGCTTAAAAGTTGTGAAGAAGAACTTAATCATGGTTGGCTATGGCGCTTATTCTTTGGTGATTAGCTAGTACCGTTAGCTAGAGATTAACTGGCTTTAATCTCTAGCTTTGTTGTTTGTTCAATACCGACCTTATCTAATGTTTTATTCTTTTGTGCAAGCTTTGTAGACCTAGTAAAGCTAAACATAGCTAAGCTATGTTTTATACTTCTAAAATAGCTAATTAACAGCGCGATATGCATATTTATTACGATCTTAATAACGTTGTTTAATGAGCAAACTTTCATATTTAGCTTAGTAAGCTGCCCCTCTTTTTTATGGCTCAACATTCTACTGGGCTAAGACTTTAAAAATACACGAAATAAATTTCTAGCAATATTAATAGGCAATAACTGTTCCTAAATTAGTATTTTCTTCCCTTATTCATTGACTGACTTTTCAACTGACTTTTCAGAAGATATTGTTAGCATAGTTCTTGCCAACATGAATAAAATTTTCATTATTTTTTAGCAATTCAGTCTGTGTAAGGGCTAGGAAATAAACAAGCAATATTTTTAAAAAAAAGTGCATTATTTCAAGATAAATTGATTGCAAAATACAAAGTCTAATTTCAATAGGGCTTGCATTTGTTATCCACAGAAATTGTGGAAACTTGTACCTGAGATCTAATGCTGTGTATAACTTTGTTATTAACTTTAAGTGAGGATTGTTCTATCCACAAAATGGTCGTGGAGGTGGCTGAAATGTCGTTTAAGTAAATGTTCATACTCCGTAATAATCTAAATTTTAGAGAAGTCACTTTATTATAAGGTCATTTGTATCAGTATCATTAATTATCAGAAAATTTCAACGGATTAAAGTCGCTAACGACTACTTTCGCATTTGATGACTATCGCAGTTTGAATCCCGCTTATTAGGCACTGTAGGAGATATTAACTTGAATAACGAGTGATTAACTGATGTACCTTATGTTTGAACGTTTCTATCGGTGTAACGTAGGTCAGTTATAGACTCGGTTGTTACTATTACCGAAGGCTATAATGCAAAAGGCACCGTTAATATATTATTAACGGTGCCTTTTGCAGAAATAATCTCTAACCGTTACATTGTTATGTTTTTATACCATCATAAAAATCGGGTAATATTCTAACTGTTTTGATCATGTTGTCTTTTACTTCGATAATTTCAAGTGGATAGCCGGATATTCTAACGCTTAAGTTCGCCTCTGGAATATCTTCAAGGTACTCCAATATTAAACCATTGATAGTTTTAGGGCCGTCGGTTGGAAAGTTCCAGGTCATTTCTTTATTAACGTCACGAACGGTTGCGCTACCATCAACTAAATAGCTGCCGTCGGGCTGAATATTTACTTCGTCACTGGTTGTTGGTGTCATTGTGGTAGTGAAATCGCCAACAATTTCTTCAAGGATATCTTCTAATGTAACTAAACCTTGAATATCACCATATTCATCAACCACTAAACCTAAACGTTCTTTAGCGTGTTGAAACTTAAGTAGCTGTACATTGAGGGGGGTGCCCTCAGGAATAAAATATATTTCCCGCACAGCACGTAACAAAGTTGCTTTGGTGAATTGTTCTTTCGACACTAGCCTCAACGCGTCACGAACATGAACATAGCCCACAACATCATCGATATTATCACGATATAATAAGACTCGAGTATGGTTTGATTGTGTCAGTTGTTTTTGTATGCGCTTCCACTCGTTATTGATATCAATACCTACAAGTTCATTACGCGGGATCATAATATCTTCTACGGTGACATTTTCTAGATCGAGAATACCCACCAGCATGTCTTGATCCTGAGCTTTTAATAACGCACCAGACTCATTTACCACGGTGCGTAATTCTTCAGAGCTTAAGCTGTGTTGCTCTCGTTGTTCTGAACTAATACCTAAGATGGCTAATATACCATTGGTGATCCAATTTACCGCAATAACGAAAGGATAAAGCAGTTTTAACAGTAAAGTGAGGATTAATGAACTAGGGAAAGCTACTTTTTCTGGATACAGCGCCGCTAAGGTTTTTGGCGTTATTTCAGCAAAAATTAATATAACTAGCGTTAACAACAAACCTGAATAAAAGACACCCGCGTCGCCATAGAGTCTTTGCGCTATTATTCCGGTAATAAGCGTCGCAAAAATATTGACTAAGTTATTGCCTATTAGGATCAAGCCGATTAATTTATCTGGTTTTGCCAGTAATTTACTGACCCGTTTAGCGCCACGATGATTCTGTTTTTCTAAGTGCTTTAACCGATATCGGTTGATCGACATCATGCCAGTTTCAGAGCCAGAGAAATAGGCTGATATGAATATGAGAATGCCAAGCACGACAAACAGCATATCGGTAGAGATGTTATCCAAAAAAGGGATCCTATATATTAATTGCGAGTGGTATTACTTCGCCAAGTTGGAAAAGTAATACAAAGTTAACTTATACGCTAAAATTTATAATAAGAGAAATTCTTTCACAAATCGACTACCAAAATAAGCCAATGTAAGTATAAATGTCGCAATTACCGTTAATGTCAGCACACGTTGGCCACGCCAACCTTGTTTATAGTGACCCCATAGCGTGACGAAATAAATTGTACAGGCAATTAAAGATAAAATTGTTTTATGAGCATTTTCTTTTGAGATCATACCATCAAGAAACAAAAAACCTAATACTTGGCTGAACAATAAGCAGACGCTACCAAATAGCAGGATAATATATAGCTGCTGCTCTACTTGCATTAAAGGTGGTAAGTGGTGGACGGCCTGGAGGTTTTTACTCTTTAACTTGGTATTTATATAAGCTACTTGGAAGGCATAAAGCGTCGCAATAACTAAGATGCAATAGGCGATAATGGCAAATGTAATATGGCTTAACATCGCAATTTTATCTGAAACAATTTCCATATTACCGACGGGAGAAATAAAAATCATAGCGAGCTGCCAAAGACCAGCAAAACCGTAGATTCCGGGTAATAACAAATTAACTTTAAAGCGTAAAGCGATCGCTGAAATAACTAGAGTAATAATTAGACTAACCAATGAAACGACATTAGGTAGAGAAAAGTTAAGGTGGTTATGTGTATTTAAAAATTGTGAGCTGCTTAACACATGAAAAATTATTGCCAAGCAGGCAAAAATTAAAGTAATAATTAAATTCGGCCCTTTAGGGTGAAACAAGCGAGATAAAATTGATATTGTCGCCACGCTGTAACAGACAAAGGCAGTAAATGAAGTGATACTTGAAAATTCCACAAAGAGCTCCGAAAAAATTAAAAACTGTTCATAAGCTTGCTAATATTGAGATTCTAGCAGAATAGCCATCAGACTCCATAACTATTGTTTATTTTATATCAACAGTTTACGCGCAGGTTGAAGGGCTATAAGCGTTAGAATATAAGCGCAGATTAAGCAAAGGCCAAATTGGCATAGTTACAACAGTTTACCATAAAGTATTATCCTCTTATTGAACTGTATGCCTGCTTTTTATTTTCTTTATTAAGGTATGTCATTAGCTTAAAAGCATAACTTATACTTTCGCTAATTAATTGTACGGGTATAATAGAGCTAATTTTTTGCGCAAAGTTAATATTTGAGTCCTTTATGTTTGAGAATCTTTCCGATCGTTTAACGAAATCACTAAAAAATATCAGTGGCCGTGGTCGTCTAACTGACGACAATATAAAAGACACTTTACGTGAAGTGCGAATGGCATTGCTAGAAGCTGATGTCGCCTTACCTGTCATTCGCGAGTTTATTGCTAAAGTCAAAGAGAGTGCTGTTGGGCAAGACGTTTCTAAAAGTTTAACGCCTGGGCAAGTTTTCGTAAAAATAGTTCAAAAAGAACTTGAATCGGCGATGGGTGAAGTTAATGAAGCCCTTAATTTAAAAGCAACGCCGCCAGCTGTTGTCTTAATGGCGGGTTTACAAGGGGCGGGTAAAACTACCTCTGTTGCTAAGTTAGCTAAGTTTTTAACTGAGCGCGAAAAGAAGAAAGTATTAGTGGTGAGTGCCGATGTTTATCGACCTGCCGCGATAAAACAACTAGAAATGTTGGCCACTGAAATTAACGTGGGCTTTTTCCCAAGTGACATTAAACAAAAACCTATCGATATTGCCAATAGTGCAATTGACCACGCGAAGAAAAACTTTTTTGATGTCGTGATTGTCGATACTGCCGGCCGTTTGCATATTGACGGTGAGATGATGGCTGAAATCCAGCAGCTTCATGCCGCCATTAAACCGATTGAAACCTTGTTCACCGTTGACGCCATGACAGGTCAAGATGCTGCCAATACAGCAAAAGCATTTAATGATGCTTTACCGCTAACGGGTATTATCTTAACTAAAACTGATGGTGATGCCCGCGGCGGTGCCGCATTGTCTATTCGCCATATTACTGGCAAGCCAATCAAGTTTATGGGGGTTGGTGAGAAAATTGAGGCCTTAGAGCCATTTCATCCAGATAGAATAGCTTCACGTATCTTAGGTATGGGTGATGTACTCTCTTTAATTGAAGAAGTAGAGCAAAAAGTTGACCGTAAGCAAGCCGAAAAACTCGCTAAAAAAGTAAAAAGTGGTAAAGGTTTTGACTTAGAAGATTTCCGAGACCAACTCGTACAAATGAAAAGTATGGGTGGCATGATGGGTCTAATGGATAAGTTGCCAGGTATGGGGAATATGTCAGAGCAAGTTAAAGGCCAAATGGATGATAAAGTCACCATTCGTATGGAAGCGATGATCAACTCCATGACAAAAGCTGAACGTCAACGTCCTGATATAATTAAAGGCTCACGCAAGCGTCGTATTGCTGCTGGTTCTGGTACACAAATACAAGATGTAAATAAACTGCTAAAACAATTTACTCAAATGCAAAAAATGATGAAAAAAATGTCTGGTAAAGGCGGCATGCAAAAAATGATGCGCTCAATGAAAGGTATGATGCCTCCAGGCGGCGGCATGGGCGGCGGTCCTTTTGGTCGTTAATTTTTATCTCTACAGCATTCTATAGAACTAAAAAAGGTAGCATATCGCTACCTTTTTTGTCTTCAAAAAAAAGTGAAGAAAATTCAGTTAAATCAATTGGTAAATTCGCATTTTATAGGTAATAGATATTCCCATAAAGAAGATGTTAAGCGCTTTTGTTTTTTAAGCCTAAGTACGCTTTAACTGAATTTATATTCTTTTTGTTCAGTATTCTTTCACCGAGGGCGGTTAGCATTGAACCTAAAACCACGAACCCAGCACCTATATAAGCTAGAGTATTTAAATGTTGTGCTTGGAATGTTTGTGGCCAAACTTGTTCAGCTAAAGTGGCAAAAACCACGGTTAATAATGGTGTTATAGCCAGTGTTGCGCTTACTTTAGCCGTTGATAAGTACTCTAATGACTTAGCAAAAGTGCCGTAGGCAATAAGTGTGTTTGCACAGCAAAAAAACAATAACAGTAAAGCGGTATCATCTAATGTTGTTATTTGCTGTGGGCTTGCTAGCGGTAAAAAAAACAGTGCGCTCAATAGATAGATACACCACATTACTTGATTAGAGCTGTAATAACGTAACATTTGTTTTTGAATGATGGCATAGGCTGCCCATGTTACCGCAGCACCAAACATAATGATAAAGCCAAGTAAAAATGCGTGGTTATCAATACCACTATTCTTTATAAACTGTTGATTAAAAAATAATATTAAACCTAAGATAAGCACAAATGACCCCACCATTTGGCCGCGGCTAAAGTGCTCTTTCATTACAATTACACTACCCAACAACATGAAAAAAGGGCCCATCTGAATGAGCATTTGTGCTGTTTCTGCCGGTATGTAATGCAACGAAACTAAGTAAAGTATGTAATTTAGGCTTAAAAGTATGGCAGCAAAAAAGAGTTGTTTCATTATGCTGGCACTTTGTAACACTGAGCTGGGTATCTTTCTTTTGGTAGACAGTAATAACGTCACGAAAAATGCTGCGAAGAAAAATCGATACCAAGTAATAGTATAAGCGTCCATT includes the following:
- a CDS encoding HlyC/CorC family transporter, encoding MDNISTDMLFVVLGILIFISAYFSGSETGMMSINRYRLKHLEKQNHRGAKRVSKLLAKPDKLIGLILIGNNLVNIFATLITGIIAQRLYGDAGVFYSGLLLTLVILIFAEITPKTLAALYPEKVAFPSSLILTLLLKLLYPFVIAVNWITNGILAILGISSEQREQHSLSSEELRTVVNESGALLKAQDQDMLVGILDLENVTVEDIMIPRNELVGIDINNEWKRIQKQLTQSNHTRVLLYRDNIDDVVGYVHVRDALRLVSKEQFTKATLLRAVREIYFIPEGTPLNVQLLKFQHAKERLGLVVDEYGDIQGLVTLEDILEEIVGDFTTTMTPTTSDEVNIQPDGSYLVDGSATVRDVNKEMTWNFPTDGPKTINGLILEYLEDIPEANLSVRISGYPLEIIEVKDNMIKTVRILPDFYDGIKT
- a CDS encoding cytochrome C assembly family protein; the encoded protein is MEFSSITSFTAFVCYSVATISILSRLFHPKGPNLIITLIFACLAIIFHVLSSSQFLNTHNHLNFSLPNVVSLVSLIITLVISAIALRFKVNLLLPGIYGFAGLWQLAMIFISPVGNMEIVSDKIAMLSHITFAIIAYCILVIATLYAFQVAYINTKLKSKNLQAVHHLPPLMQVEQQLYIILLFGSVCLLFSQVLGFLFLDGMISKENAHKTILSLIACTIYFVTLWGHYKQGWRGQRVLTLTVIATFILTLAYFGSRFVKEFLLL
- the ffh gene encoding signal recognition particle protein, which produces MFENLSDRLTKSLKNISGRGRLTDDNIKDTLREVRMALLEADVALPVIREFIAKVKESAVGQDVSKSLTPGQVFVKIVQKELESAMGEVNEALNLKATPPAVVLMAGLQGAGKTTSVAKLAKFLTEREKKKVLVVSADVYRPAAIKQLEMLATEINVGFFPSDIKQKPIDIANSAIDHAKKNFFDVVIVDTAGRLHIDGEMMAEIQQLHAAIKPIETLFTVDAMTGQDAANTAKAFNDALPLTGIILTKTDGDARGGAALSIRHITGKPIKFMGVGEKIEALEPFHPDRIASRILGMGDVLSLIEEVEQKVDRKQAEKLAKKVKSGKGFDLEDFRDQLVQMKSMGGMMGLMDKLPGMGNMSEQVKGQMDDKVTIRMEAMINSMTKAERQRPDIIKGSRKRRIAAGSGTQIQDVNKLLKQFTQMQKMMKKMSGKGGMQKMMRSMKGMMPPGGGMGGGPFGR
- a CDS encoding DMT family transporter, translating into MTQLANNSVKGLILAMTTAIMWGILPLALKSVLVLMDAYTITWYRFFFAAFFVTLLLSTKRKIPSSVLQSASIMKQLFFAAILLSLNYILYLVSLHYIPAETAQMLIQMGPFFMLLGSVIVMKEHFSRGQMVGSFVLILGLILFFNQQFIKNSGIDNHAFLLGFIIMFGAAVTWAAYAIIQKQMLRYYSSNQVMWCIYLLSALFFLPLASPQQITTLDDTALLLLFFCCANTLIAYGTFAKSLEYLSTAKVSATLAITPLLTVVFATLAEQVWPQTFQAQHLNTLAYIGAGFVVLGSMLTALGERILNKKNINSVKAYLGLKNKSA